The DNA sequence CACGATGGATCTGCCGACCCAGCGCGACACCGACCACACCGCCCCCACGACCACGCCGGACAACGACCTCACCACATCCGAGCTGGACAGTTCCGTCACCGACGACACCGCCCCCGGCGCCGACACGTCCTCCTCCACGGTCGAGGACACCCCGCTCGACGAACTGTCCGACGAGGAACTCGCGGCACTGCACGCGACGTGGGACGCCGAGGTCGACACCATCATCTGGGTCGACCCGGACGAGGTGCTGCTCGCCGAGAACGTGCGCACCGACAACGCCGAGGCCGACGAGGAAACGACGGCGAACTTCAAGACCCATGGCGTCAAGACCGCGACCAACGGCTACCGCGACTACGACACCGGCGCCATCGTTGTCACCGAAGGCCAGCGCCGAATCCTCAACTCCCGCAAAGCCAGCTGCAAGGCACCGGTCTGGATGAAGACCCCGCCGCCGGTCGACGAGCGCAAGGCCACCATCGAGCGGATCGTCAACCAGTTCATCGAAAACGACCCCGCCCTCCGCAGGCCCCTGACCCTGGCCGACACCGCTCGCGCCCTGCAGCAGCTCGCCGCGTTCGACCTCAAGCCCGCCGGGATCGCCCGCAAGCTCGCGCTGGGCAAGAAGGGCAAAGCCTACGTCGAGAACGTCCTGCAGGCCGGGCAGAGCGAGCTGGCGCTCAAAGCCACCGAACGCTACGACCTCGATCTGCTGCAGGCCGCGGTCATCGCCGAATTCGACGAAGCCGGCGACACCGACACGGCGAAGGAACTCATCCTCACCGCACGTCAGGCACCGAACAACTTCGCCCAGCTCGCCGAGCGCAAGCGCACCGAACGCGCCGAGAAGCAGCGGTTCGCGGCCCTGACCGAGGACCTCACCGAGGAACTGACCGCCGCGAGCGTCACGATCTTCGACGAGAGCCTGCCCGACGACGACGGTGACGCGCGCTCGTTGGACCGGCTGCGCCCCACCCCCGGCCACGAGCCCCACACCGAGCTGACCGCCGAAGCCCACGCGTCCTGCCCGGGACACGGCGCCTGGATCGAGACCGACCACCACGACCAGCAGGGCAACCACGTCCCGGTGGCCGTCTACGGCTGCGCCGACTTCCTCGCCCACGGTCACGCCCTCAGCTACGCCCCGGCCGGCCGCGCGGACTTCGCCCCCGTGGCCACCGGCACCACCAGCACCGGCACGTTCGTCGACCACGAGTCGTCCGACGACGAGGACGCAGCCGAGCAGGTGGATGTGATCGCAGCCGCGCGCGCCGCCCAGGCCGCCGCCGAACTCGAGCGCCAGAAGGCGCGGATCATCCGCAAGTGGGTGATCCAGAACAACAAGGACTGGGACGCCTCCGAAGCGCCGCGCCGGGAATGGCTGGCAAGCCTCCTGCAGCGCAAGAACGCACCGCAGGGTGCGCAGCTGTTCCTCGCTCTGCAGAAGGCGCAAGGCGGCTACGAGCTCCGGCGGGCGTTCGAGCGCAACCACCCGCTCGCGATGACGCTGTTCGGCCTGCCGGTCGGTGCCACGCTCGCCGACCTGACGGCCAAGATCGCCAAGGCCCCCACCGCGGGGAAGGCCACCCTCTACGACTTGGTCCTCACCCTCTGTGCGATCGAGTCCGACATCTCCCGCAACACCTGGCGCACCCCGTGGGGCTCCTCGCAGGCGTATATGGCCGCGATCATCCGCTGGGGCTACCCCGCCTCCGACGTCGAGCGGAAGGTGATCGCCCCGGAAACCGAGCGCGACGTCATCGCCGCCCAGCTCGGCGATCTCGACACCGCGGCCGCCAGCGACGGCATCACGACCGCCGACGGGGACGGGACCGGCCACCAGTCGGACACGGACACCGACAGCGACCCGGCCGACGACGACGTCGACCGTGACGGTGGGCACGAGGACGCCGTCGACGCCCCGGACCTCGATGAGGACGTCACTGCAGTCGACGACGTCGACGTCTCGGGCACGGACGACCCGCGCGACACGACGACCGACGCCGCCGGTGACGACGCCACCGGCGGCGAGGAGGCGGCTCAGTCGGACACCGAGGCCGAGGTGGAGCTGACCGGCGCCGCGGTCTAGCCAGGCCGACCGCCACCGCACCCGATTCCTCGCTGGGGCGGGCCCGCGCACTGCGATGCCGGGCCCGCCCCAGTCCCGCGTGTGAACGGAGTTTCCTCGATGCACCCGCACCTCCCACCAGTGTTCGACCACATCCACCGCACCAGCACCTACGCCGCCGGGCACCACTCCGTCTGGCCGTACGCCCCGCTGCCGCCCGGCCCGTGCTGGACGCACGCGACCTGCCGCTGCGGGTGGGCCGAGATCGCCGAATCCCACAGCGACGCCCGCGCCCTGGCCCGCCACCACCGCCGCTACGCCGCCGACCACCCCACCTACCTGCCCGGCAGCGCGCTGCGCATCGGCGGCCGCACACACCAAGCCGACGCCACCGGAATCCACGTCTCCCTCGTCGGCACCCGCCATGGCTGGGCCCTCGCCGACGGCATCGGCGACAGCGCCCTGGCCGCCCACGCCGCCAGCAGCGCCGCGGCCACCGCCGCCTACGTCGCCGCCGACCGCGGCGCCCGCGCCGGGCTGCTCGCCGCCACCGGCACCCTCGCCGCCGTCCACGCCGGCGACACCGTCATGGTCGTCGCCACCCCGCTCCCGCCCGAGCGTGGTGACGGCTGGGATATCGCGTGGGTCGGGGACTGCCGCGCCTACGAATACGACCCGGACACCGACGTGCTGACCCAGCTCACCGTCGACCACACCGAAGGCCAGCAGCTGCGCGACAGCCTCGCCGAGCACTACCAGGACCGGCCGCAGGACCTCGAGGAGCTCGCCGCCCGGCGGGACAACGTCGTCACCAGCTCCGTAGCCACTGCCGATAGCGACTCCCTCGGCCGCGTCACCACGACCTGGCCGCGGCGTCGGTTGCTTCTGACCAGCGACGGCGTCCACAAACCCGTCCCGCACGCCTCTCTCGTCCGCGCCGTGCGGACGTTCAGCGACCCAGCCGCATGCGCGAACCGAGTAGCGCTTGCCGCGCGGTACTTCGGCGGCACCGACAACGCCGCCGCCATGGTCATCGACCCCGTCCCCGCCCCGGTCGCCGCCGAGCTGGTGCCATGACCACGACCACTGTGCCGGTCGCCGGCACGAGGACCTCGCCCGGTGATCTCCTCGGCGCCGCGCTGGACGCCGCCGAGCGCGGCTGGCCGGTGTTCCCGCTCGTCCCCCGCGGCAAGAGGCCTGCGATTGACCGCTGGCAGCAGCGGGCGACCTGCGATCCCGGCCGTATCCGCCGCTGGTGGACCCGGTACCCAGCCTGCAATGTCGGCATCAACTGCGGACCCGCGGGCTTGCTGGTACTCGACCTCGACGCCGCGCATGGGCGGGTCCCGCCGCAGTGGGCGCGGCGCGGCGTCACTCACGGCCGGGACGTTCTGGCCCTGCTGGCCCAGCAGGTCGACGAGCCCGACCCGGTGGACACCTTCACCGTCGCGACCCCGCGCGGTGGCGAGCACCGGTACTTCTACCGACCACCTGGGTCGCGGCTGCGCAGCACCATCGGGGCCCGCGGCCGCGGACTGGGCTGGCACGTCGATACCCGCGGCCCCGGCGCCCTCATCACCGCACCCAGGTCCCTGGCCAGCGTGCACGGCGTGCCGGTGCCCTACACCGTCACCTGGGATCTCCCGGTCGCCGTCCTGCCTGGCTGGCTGGTCACGGCCCTCACCCCACTGCCAACGCCGCCCCGCCCGGCGGTCGTTCCGGTGTTGCCGGCGACCAGCCACCGGGTCACCGCCTACGTCCAGGCCGCCGTCGCCGCCGAGTGCCGCAACGTCGCCACTGCCGGTGAAGGCCATCGGCACATCGCGGTCTTCGCCGCCGCTGCGGCGCTCGGGGAACTACTGGGCAACGGCTGGATCAGCGCCGCCGCGATCACCCAGCACCTCACCGACGCCGCACGTCGCCACCTCGGCGTCGCCGACTTCGACTGGCACGAGCTGAGTACGACCATCCGCGACGGCATCGCCGCCGGCCGCGAACACCCCCGCATCCTCACGGACCGGCCTACACCTCGAACCCGGTTCATCACCCGCGAGCAGGACTGACCGCGCCATCCCCAAGACCACTCCGCCAGATCCCGCCACGACGCGGCCGCTTGTGCCCGCGTCGTACCGCGCCCCTCACCCGTCCGGCACCCGACGAGTCGTCGCGGTCAAGGCAGTCCACGTCGGGCGGCGCATCAACTGAACACCCACGTTTCGCACAGCAAGGTCCGAAGAGTCGATCGACGGCATAACAGGCCAGCTCTGCGGATGCGGCTGGACCTCTGCCCGGTCGGCGCGCAGGACCACCGTCAGGCAAGCACACCCGGTCCCCGGGCGCCGACCTCTCGACGACGCCCTCGTCACGCTACCAGGCGCCCGGGAACCGGGGCGTGCTCCGAGATGGCGGACATCCGCACCCGACGCGGACAATCCGCTACTCGGAACGAGGCTACGACATGAAGCACGCTGTCGAATCGGTCTGCTTGACACCTGAGGACGCGTGGAACATCGCGCTGTGGCATCACGCTCAATGGGCTTGATCCTGGTCGGCGTCTTCCTGACAGCTTGGTTCGGCCTCATGGTCATCGGCTTCTTGAACAACGTGGGTGAAGCAATCACCGAGCGAGTGCACGCCACGAAGGAGCGCCGGACGGCCACGACGAACGACGGCCGGACGTCATCGCCCACACAGTGATCTGCAGTGAGCACAGCGCACTCCGGCTCGTCGGAGCTGCCCTCACCTCTTCCACGCACCCGGCCTTTCACTCCACAATCAGCGAGGTTTCCTGATGTCTGAACGCATTCTCCTCACCGACGACAAGCTCCTGGCCGCGATCCCCGCGCTCCTGGGGTTCTCGCCTGCCGATGCGCTGGTGATCGTCGCCGCCACCGTCGACAGTGAAGGCACGGTGCGCATGGGTCCGGTCAACTCTTTCGCCCTCGACACCGTGGCTCACCAACCCGTTTCAGTCGTTGCGCATCTCGAACGAGCACTGGGTGATGCGCCACTCCGGCGCATCATCGGCGCCGTCGTGCACGACAACGGCGGCGCCGCGGAACTGCCGTACCGCGCACAGCTGGCCACCTTCACCGAGTGCATGCGCGACTGCGGCTTCACCAACATCGAGCTGTTGCACGTCAACAGCTTCACCCCCGGCGTCACATGGTCCTGCTACGAAGAAGCCGACCACACCGGCACCCTGACCGACCCCGCCGTCTCCCCGATCACCACCCACGTCATCACCCAGGGCCGTCGCATCTACGACAGCCGAGAGGACTTCCTGCGACAGTTCACCCCCGTGGCCGCCGACATCCGCGAAGGCATCCAGGCATTGGCCGACCCGATCGCGAACGAGGTCGACGGGGAAGAATTCGTCAGCGACTTCCCGCGCCTGCGGGACCGGCTGACCCGGCTCGACGATGCCGTCACCGCTGCCACACACGGGCACCTGCCCGCCGACGACCACGTGATCGCCGACCTGCTCGCCTCCCTATCCGGCCGGTTCCTGCGCGACATTCAGCTGACCCAGTCCTCCGACGAGCGGGCTGCGGCCGCACAGTCGCTGTGGCTGCACTTGTGGCGGCATGCTGCCCACCGCTACGCACCCACGATGGCCGGCGTCGTCGCTATGACCGCGTACCTGCAGCGCGACGGCGCCACCGCCGGTGCCGTTATCGACACAGAACCGCAACTGACACGGCTCGGGCAGATGGTACGAGCCCTGCTCCGACACTGCGTGGATCCCGCCACCGTCCTCCCCGGACTCGCCGATATCACGAGGGAACTGCGCGCCGAGGCGGCCACCAACCGCCCGCAGACCGAGGGGTAGCAGCCGGGTACAGGCCGACCCTCGCGCCCAGAACTCAGCCACAGAAACAAAAAGTCTAAATGTTGGCCGGTGCTCGCGGGCGTGTGGGCCGTCAAGATCGCAGCACCCACACGCCCGGGGCGGCTGAACCCGGCGACCGGCCACATCCGGCCCGGGTGAACCGGCCGCCGTCGAGTACGCAACTCCAGTCGCGTGCCGTGCGGCCGGTTCACACCGGCCGGACGAGCCCGCCGGGCTTCACGCCCCGGGCCCATGGGCGCTGAACACGCGCTGCGTCCCACACACCAACGAGGCCCCAGGAGGCCAGCCAAGGCCAAGACCACTGATCCACCGTCCACACCGACAGCGCGCAACGTCGACGCGGACGACTTGTCTCCTCCGACCTCGTGAACCCCGGTGTCCTGGCCAGGGCGTCCCTACCTGGCTGAGGCACCGTCCCCGGGCCGGTAGCGCGGGGCGCGCCGAACACCCCAACACCGCGCTACCGGCCCCTTTTCCTTACCAGTAGCCCTTTCGGCTCTTGCCGGGAGGGCTTTATCGCGTTTCCGGAACGAAAGGTCACGACCATGACCACACCTGTCGACAGCACGGTTCGCAGTGGAGACTGCGGCAGCATGACGCCGACGCCGATCTACTTCTCGCCGGGGCTGGCCAGCTGTGACGACTGCGTCCGCGATGTTCACCGGTGCAACGGATGCGGGCAGATCACCGACGTCACATCGCCCACCGACAGCGACGGCCGGATCTGTCAATACTGCGAGCGCGCCGAGCCGTACCACACCTGCGACCAGTGCGACACCCTCATCCGCGACGGACTCACCTGCCGCGCCCACACCGTGGACGAGGTCGACGACTCGTTCACGTGCGACCAGTGCTCAACCATCAGCGTCCGCGAACCGGGGCAGGCCACCGGAAACCGGCTGCTGTGCCCCAGCTGCACGAGCGACTTCGACCTCTGTGACTACTGCGACCTCTTCGACGAAGCACTGCGCAGCACCGAAACCGACCGCGACATGTGCGGCGAATGCGCCTACCGCCTCGACTACTACGAGTGCGACACCTGCACGACCCTCATCGGCGACGGACGCTACTGCGCGGAACACGACGACGACGAGGACGACGACGAGGCCCTGCACTCCTACGGGTACAAGCCCACACCGATTTTCCACGGCATCGGCCCCCGCTACCTCGGCCTCGAACTGGAGATCAACGTCCCGCACGGGCATCTGTCGACACGCATCACCGACACCGTCGACACCCTCAACGGCCTCGGGTACCTCAAAGAGGACGACAGCATCAACTACGGGTTCGAGCTCGTCACCCACCCGATGGCCTACCGCTGGGCGCTGGACTCCTTCCCCTGGCACCTGCTCGAAAGGCTCAACCTCGCCGGCTGCACCGGTGACGGAAACGGGCTGCACGTCCACATCAGCCGAGCCGCCTTCGCCGGCCCCTGCCATGTCTTCCGGTGGATGAAGTTCATCTACCGCAACGCACCCGACGTCCGAACGCTGGCCCGCCGCTCCAGCAGCTACGCCGCGTTCCTCGACTCCGAACGCCACAACATCAAACACGCCTGCAAGGGCAAGTACTACGGGCTGCGCAGCTGCGCCGTCAACACCCAACCCGAGAACACCCTCGAGCTACGTGTCTTCGCCTCCAGCCTCGACACTCAGCACGTCCAGGCCGCGCTCGCCTTCGCCGACGCCTCCGTCGCCTACACCCGCGACCTCACCATCCCCGACATCACCCAGGCCGGCGGCTGGACCTGGCCCGCCTTCACCCAATGGCTGCTCACCCGCCCCCAGTACGCGCCGCTGACCGCCGAACTGGAGGCCCTGGCATGTGCATGCTGACCTACCTGCCCGCCGGCATCCAGCCCGACACCACCGCCCTGACCAACGGCACCGTCCACAACAACGACGGCCACGGTTTCGCCATCGTCGCGGGCGATCGCGTCATCACCAGCCGCGGCATGAACGCCGCCGCCGTCATCGACGAGTTCGTCGCCCTGCGCGGCCTGCACCCCGAACAGCCCGCGTTGTTCCACAGCCGCTTCGCCACCCACGGCCCGATCACCGACACCAACATCCACCCTTTCCCCATCGGCGGCGATCCCCGCACCGTACTGGCCCACAACGGAATCCTGCCGCGCCAAGCTCACCCGGCCAAGCGGGATCCGCGCTCGGACACCCGCATCGCCGCCGACGACATCCTGTCCGCAGGCCGATTCGTCTCCCTCGAACGCCCCGCCACCCGGCGGCGCATCGAAACCTGGCTCGGCACCACCAACAAGCTGGTGATCCTCACCGTGAACCCGCGCTACCCCGACCACGGATATCTGTTCAACGAACAAGCTGGATACTGGGACAACCAGATCTGGTACTCCAACCGCGACTACCTCGACCTGCACCCCGGCCAGACCGAGTGGTGGGGACAGGACGACGGCTGCCTCTACTGCGGCGTCGCCGACGCCGTCGACCCGGACACCGGGATGTGTCTGGCTTGCGGGGCATGCCCCCTGTGCGCCACCGACCAGCACCCGTGCCCGACCTGGTGCCCCCGCCTGCTTGCCCGCTTCCCCTGTGACGGCTGCGAGGAAGAACTCGACGACTGCGTCTGCGTCGTGCCGTCAGCTCTTCACGCCTGACCACCTTCCGCTCTGCTGCTGGCTAGGCATGACCGGGTGACACCGCCATGTCCGGCCGGAAAGGATCACCGTGCCTCCTCGCCGTGACACCGACGATTCAGCGCCTCCGCCTGTCCCGGCCGCGCTCGCCCACCTGCCCATCGTCGGTGGCCTCGTCGTCCCGTGGATCACGCCCCGCACCACTGACGGCCGCTACCTGCTCGGTGCCGTCGACGCCGCGAAAATCCGGATGGCCATCCACCGGCGGCTCTGCGGCGTCTGCGGGCAGCCCCTCGGCGACCGCCTGGTGCTGCTCGTGCGCGAGTCCGACTTGGCCCGCCTCGCGAGCACGGAGCCCGGCCTGCACCCGCACTGTGCCGCGTACTGCACGACCGCGTGCCCGATGGTTGCCGGACGTCGCAGCCACTACCGCACCAGCGCCCACCACATCGGCCCGTCCGCCATCCACGGCGCCGACGTCGACAAACGCCTCGGCGCTGCCGCCGAACCCTGGCACGCCGTCTGGCTGACCCGCTACGACGTCATCACCCTCCACGGCCACCCCGCCGCCTCATACCTGCTCATCTCGCCGCTGCGAATTCGCCCCGTCAACACCCGGCTACACCAGAACTCCTGACCCCCTGGTCGACACCGGCGTTGGCTACGTCGCCGAGAACACCCATCCGGCTCCCGACCCAGGTGCTCCGGGACATCCGACACCAGCACCGGACGCGCAACACTCCGCATGCGGCACCGACCCCAGACACCGACTCCCAGGAGCCACACGATGAGTGACACTTACGCCGGGCTCTCCGCGAACTGCGACGTCAAGGTAGCGGGCCCCGGCGACGAGGCCGGTCAAGAACTGCTCTCCGACGGCCACTGTGCCGTCGTTCTCAGCGATCACGACAACGACATCGTCGTTGTCGTCGAAGGCACACCGGACGAACTGCTCGCCTTTGTCTGCCGCGCCCAGCAGGCACTGGAAGAACAGATGGGTGTCCTCGGCGGCCGGCAGCCGACGGACACCTGAGTCCGCAG is a window from the Amycolatopsis sp. NBC_00355 genome containing:
- a CDS encoding PP2C family protein-serine/threonine phosphatase, whose product is MHPHLPPVFDHIHRTSTYAAGHHSVWPYAPLPPGPCWTHATCRCGWAEIAESHSDARALARHHRRYAADHPTYLPGSALRIGGRTHQADATGIHVSLVGTRHGWALADGIGDSALAAHAASSAAATAAYVAADRGARAGLLAATGTLAAVHAGDTVMVVATPLPPERGDGWDIAWVGDCRAYEYDPDTDVLTQLTVDHTEGQQLRDSLAEHYQDRPQDLEELAARRDNVVTSSVATADSDSLGRVTTTWPRRRLLLTSDGVHKPVPHASLVRAVRTFSDPAACANRVALAARYFGGTDNAAAMVIDPVPAPVAAELVP
- a CDS encoding DUF4192 domain-containing protein, with the translated sequence MSERILLTDDKLLAAIPALLGFSPADALVIVAATVDSEGTVRMGPVNSFALDTVAHQPVSVVAHLERALGDAPLRRIIGAVVHDNGGAAELPYRAQLATFTECMRDCGFTNIELLHVNSFTPGVTWSCYEEADHTGTLTDPAVSPITTHVITQGRRIYDSREDFLRQFTPVAADIREGIQALADPIANEVDGEEFVSDFPRLRDRLTRLDDAVTAATHGHLPADDHVIADLLASLSGRFLRDIQLTQSSDERAAAAQSLWLHLWRHAAHRYAPTMAGVVAMTAYLQRDGATAGAVIDTEPQLTRLGQMVRALLRHCVDPATVLPGLADITRELRAEAATNRPQTEG
- a CDS encoding bifunctional DNA primase/polymerase, coding for MTTTTVPVAGTRTSPGDLLGAALDAAERGWPVFPLVPRGKRPAIDRWQQRATCDPGRIRRWWTRYPACNVGINCGPAGLLVLDLDAAHGRVPPQWARRGVTHGRDVLALLAQQVDEPDPVDTFTVATPRGGEHRYFYRPPGSRLRSTIGARGRGLGWHVDTRGPGALITAPRSLASVHGVPVPYTVTWDLPVAVLPGWLVTALTPLPTPPRPAVVPVLPATSHRVTAYVQAAVAAECRNVATAGEGHRHIAVFAAAAALGELLGNGWISAAAITQHLTDAARRHLGVADFDWHELSTTIRDGIAAGREHPRILTDRPTPRTRFITREQD